In the Streptomyces sp. BHT-5-2 genome, one interval contains:
- a CDS encoding MFS transporter → MILFLAARPVAPAPVRPARRRSPYSRLFAVPGTRAFTAAGLLARLPMGMLGVSAILMIAGTRGSYALAGAVTATGLAATALAGPWTARLVDRHGQARIAVPATAVAVLGSLSLLLCVRYAAPDWTLFASYAATATTPNTGGMSRARWAHLLRDDPAARHTANSFEQAVDELCFLLGPVLATLLCTSVAPEAGTAVGAALLLGGVLLLAAQRRTEPPAVPAPPGRAGSPLRAPGLPPLLLTFLATGAIFGSLEVVTVAYADAHGFRPAAGALLALQAAGSGAAGLLCGLLPPAARPARRFLRCLAAMAALLTLPLAAAATGAPPLLAAALLTAGTATAPAMVTGMGLVQSRTPAGRLNEGMTLAVTALLAGIAAGSAAGGWAAEHLPSPAAGYAVPAAAAALALAVTASATTLAARRTA, encoded by the coding sequence ATGATCCTCTTCCTCGCCGCCCGCCCCGTCGCCCCCGCCCCCGTACGCCCCGCCCGCCGCCGCTCCCCCTACTCCCGGCTCTTCGCCGTCCCCGGCACCCGGGCCTTCACCGCCGCCGGCCTGCTGGCGCGGCTGCCGATGGGGATGCTCGGCGTCAGCGCGATCCTGATGATCGCCGGCACCCGCGGCTCCTACGCGCTGGCCGGGGCGGTCACCGCCACCGGGCTCGCCGCGACCGCACTGGCCGGCCCCTGGACCGCCCGGCTCGTCGACCGCCACGGCCAGGCCCGGATCGCCGTCCCGGCCACCGCCGTCGCCGTCCTCGGCTCGCTCTCCCTGCTGCTGTGCGTCCGCTACGCCGCCCCCGACTGGACGCTCTTCGCCTCCTACGCCGCGACCGCCACCACCCCGAACACCGGCGGGATGTCCCGCGCCCGCTGGGCGCACCTGCTCCGCGACGACCCGGCCGCCCGGCACACCGCCAACTCCTTCGAGCAGGCCGTCGACGAACTGTGCTTCCTGCTCGGCCCGGTCCTGGCGACGCTGCTGTGCACCTCCGTCGCCCCGGAGGCCGGCACCGCCGTGGGCGCCGCCCTGCTGCTCGGCGGCGTCCTGCTCCTGGCGGCCCAGCGCCGCACCGAGCCACCCGCGGTCCCGGCCCCGCCCGGCCGCGCCGGCTCCCCGCTGCGCGCCCCCGGCCTGCCGCCGCTGCTGCTCACGTTCCTCGCCACCGGCGCGATCTTCGGCTCCCTGGAGGTGGTCACCGTCGCCTACGCGGACGCGCACGGCTTCCGGCCCGCGGCGGGTGCGCTGCTCGCCCTCCAGGCGGCCGGTTCCGGCGCGGCCGGGCTGCTGTGCGGGCTGCTGCCGCCCGCGGCCCGGCCCGCCCGGCGCTTCCTGAGATGTCTCGCCGCGATGGCCGCACTGCTGACGCTGCCGCTGGCGGCCGCCGCGACCGGCGCCCCGCCGCTGCTCGCCGCGGCCCTGCTGACGGCCGGCACGGCCACCGCCCCGGCGATGGTCACCGGCATGGGCCTGGTCCAGTCCCGCACCCCGGCGGGCCGCCTCAACGAGGGGATGACGCTGGCGGTGACCGCGCTGCTGGCCGGCATCGCGGCCGGCTCGGCGGCCGGCGGCTGGGCCGCCGAACACCTGCCGTCACCCGCCGCCGGCTACGCCGTACCCGCCGCCGCGGCCGCCCTGGCCCTCGCCGTCACGGCGTCGGCCACGACCCTCGCCGCCCGGCGGACGGCCTGA
- the smpB gene encoding SsrA-binding protein SmpB, whose product MATKGKGKEKNDGRKLVAQHKKARHDYHILDTYECGLVLTGTEVKSLRQGRASLVDGFVQIDGQEAWLHNVHIPEYAQGTWTNHSARRKRKLLLHRAEIDKLEVKAQDAGHTIVPLSLYFKGGRAKVEIALAKGKKEYDKRQTLREKQDRREAERAVSAARRRQRA is encoded by the coding sequence ATGGCTACCAAGGGCAAGGGCAAAGAGAAGAACGACGGGCGCAAGCTCGTCGCGCAGCACAAGAAGGCGCGGCACGACTACCACATTCTGGACACCTATGAGTGTGGTCTGGTGCTGACCGGCACCGAGGTGAAGTCGCTGCGCCAGGGTCGCGCGTCGCTGGTGGACGGATTTGTCCAGATCGACGGCCAGGAAGCGTGGCTGCACAACGTCCATATTCCGGAATACGCGCAGGGCACCTGGACGAATCACAGTGCGCGGCGGAAGCGGAAGCTGCTGCTCCACCGCGCCGAGATCGACAAGCTGGAGGTCAAGGCCCAGGACGCGGGTCACACGATCGTGCCGCTGTCCCTGTACTTCAAGGGCGGCCGGGCCAAGGTCGAGATCGCGCTGGCCAAGGGCAAGAAGGAGTACGACAAGCGGCAGACGCTGCGCGAGAAGCAGGACCGCCGGGAGGCGGAGCGGGCGGTGTCGGCGGCCCGGCGCCGGCAGCGGGCCTGA
- a CDS encoding S41 family peptidase, translated as MPGPCWYDRPRRIRRGAALTLFLAGVLAAGAATGTWGDAGAAGDTAEPAAAGRPAGETVAGRPSVERAARPTAGDGKSGAQAAEAVSRSGDRWSAVYAPGEFDAFQAQLDGTYVGVGLWVRQRDDGRITVSRVQSGGPAARSGVLVGDRLDAVDGRPVRGRPVTETVARLRGDRPGGSGAAAGTPVRLDLGRGARHWSVTLHRTRLRTRNVVVDRPSGAGAPTRIKITAFARGTGAAVRRAVRAADPRDGLLLDLRGNTGGLVTEAVATASVFLDGGLVATYDVHGSQRALYAEGAGDTRIPLVVLVDGGTMSAAELLSGALQDRGRAVVVGSPTFGKGSVQMPSAFPDGSVAELTVGHYRTPDGRAVDGAGIIPDLIVEDHAEKRARTVLSGLGTGA; from the coding sequence ATGCCGGGCCCGTGTTGGTACGACCGGCCCCGTCGCATCCGCCGCGGGGCGGCCCTGACGCTGTTCCTCGCCGGGGTGCTCGCCGCGGGCGCCGCCACCGGCACCTGGGGCGACGCCGGAGCCGCCGGGGACACTGCGGAGCCCGCCGCCGCGGGCCGGCCCGCCGGGGAAACGGTCGCCGGCCGGCCGTCGGTCGAGCGGGCCGCCCGGCCGACGGCCGGGGACGGCAAGTCCGGCGCGCAGGCCGCCGAGGCCGTCAGCCGCAGCGGCGACCGCTGGTCGGCGGTCTACGCTCCCGGTGAATTCGACGCCTTCCAGGCCCAGTTGGACGGCACCTACGTCGGCGTCGGGCTGTGGGTCCGGCAGCGGGACGACGGCCGGATCACGGTCTCCCGGGTGCAGTCCGGCGGCCCCGCGGCCCGCTCCGGCGTCCTGGTCGGCGACCGCCTCGACGCCGTCGACGGCCGGCCCGTACGGGGGCGGCCGGTCACCGAGACCGTCGCCCGACTGCGCGGCGACCGCCCCGGTGGCTCCGGGGCGGCCGCCGGCACGCCCGTCCGGCTGGACCTCGGGCGCGGCGCCCGCCACTGGAGCGTGACGCTGCACCGGACCCGGCTGCGCACCCGGAACGTCGTCGTGGACCGCCCGTCCGGCGCCGGTGCCCCGACCCGCATCAAGATCACCGCGTTCGCCAGGGGCACCGGGGCCGCCGTCCGCCGCGCGGTGCGCGCCGCCGATCCGCGGGACGGGCTGCTGCTGGACCTGCGCGGCAACACGGGCGGCCTGGTCACCGAGGCCGTCGCCACCGCCTCGGTCTTCCTCGACGGCGGCCTGGTCGCCACCTACGACGTCCACGGCAGCCAGCGCGCCCTGTACGCCGAGGGCGCCGGGGACACCCGGATCCCGCTGGTCGTGCTGGTGGACGGCGGCACGATGAGCGCCGCCGAGCTGCTGTCCGGTGCGCTCCAGGACCGCGGCCGGGCGGTCGTGGTGGGCTCGCCGACGTTCGGCAAGGGGTCGGTGCAGATGCCCAGCGCGTTCCCGGACGGCTCGGTCGCGGAGCTGACCGTCGGCCACTACCGCACCCCGGACGGCCGGGCCGTGGACGGCGCCGGCATCATCCCGGACCTGATCGTCGAGGACCACGCGGAGAAACGGGCCCGCACGGTATTGAGTGGCCTCGGCACCGGTGCTTAG
- the ftsX gene encoding permease-like cell division protein FtsX, which yields MRAQFVLSEIGVGLRRNLTMTFAVIVSVALSLGLFGASLLMRDQVSTMKGYWYDKVNVSIFFCNKNDSETAANCAKGAATDQQKNDILAELHRLPLVQNVEHETSDQAYKHYKEQFGDTPVAGLVTPDQLPESFRVKLKDPTKFDVIKSAFSERPGVEQVQDQRDTVEPLFRLLDGMRYAALGVMGLMLVVALMLIVNTVRVSAFSRRRETGIMRLVGASSFYIQLPFIMEAAIAGLIGAAFACVLLVGGKYFMINQWLAKQIQVVNFIGWDSVLAVLPLVLLIGLLMPALAAFFALRKYLKV from the coding sequence ATGCGCGCCCAGTTCGTCCTGTCGGAGATCGGCGTCGGTCTCCGCCGAAATCTCACGATGACCTTCGCCGTCATCGTCTCCGTCGCCCTCTCGCTCGGCCTGTTCGGCGCCTCGCTGCTGATGCGCGACCAGGTCAGCACGATGAAGGGCTACTGGTACGACAAGGTCAACGTCTCCATCTTCTTCTGCAACAAGAACGACTCCGAGACGGCCGCCAACTGCGCCAAGGGCGCGGCGACCGACCAGCAGAAGAACGACATCCTGGCCGAACTGCACCGGCTGCCGCTGGTGCAGAACGTGGAGCACGAGACCAGCGACCAGGCGTACAAGCACTACAAGGAGCAGTTCGGCGACACCCCCGTGGCCGGTCTGGTCACGCCCGACCAGCTGCCGGAGTCCTTCCGGGTCAAGCTCAAGGACCCGACGAAGTTCGACGTGATCAAGTCGGCGTTCTCCGAGCGCCCGGGCGTCGAGCAGGTGCAGGACCAACGGGACACCGTCGAGCCGCTGTTCCGGCTCCTGGACGGCATGCGCTACGCGGCGCTGGGCGTGATGGGCCTGATGCTGGTGGTGGCGCTGATGCTGATCGTCAACACCGTGCGGGTCTCGGCGTTCAGCCGTCGCCGGGAGACCGGCATCATGCGGCTGGTCGGCGCGTCCAGTTTCTACATCCAGCTGCCGTTCATCATGGAGGCCGCGATCGCCGGCCTCATCGGTGCCGCGTTCGCCTGCGTCCTGCTGGTCGGCGGCAAGTACTTCATGATCAACCAGTGGCTGGCGAAGCAGATCCAGGTGGTCAACTTCATCGGCTGGGACTCCGTCCTGGCGGTGCTGCCGCTGGTCCTGCTCATCGGACTGCTGATGCCCGCGCTCGCCGCGTTCTTCGCGCTGCGCAAGTACCTCAAGGTGTGA
- the ftsE gene encoding cell division ATP-binding protein FtsE — protein MIRFDNVSKTYPKQNRPALRDVSLEIERGEFVFLVGSSGSGKSTFLRLLLREERASHGAVHVLGKDLAKLSNWKVPQMRRQVGTVFQDFRLLPNKTVGQNVAFALEVIGKPRGQIRKTVPEVLELVGLGGKEDRMPGELSGGEQQRVAIARAFVNRPLLLIADEPTGNLDPQTSVGIMKLLDRINRTGTTVVMATHDQQIVDQMRKRVMELEKGRLVRDQSRGVYGYQH, from the coding sequence GTGATCCGATTCGACAACGTCTCCAAGACCTACCCGAAGCAGAACCGCCCCGCTCTCAGGGACGTCTCCCTGGAGATCGAGCGCGGCGAGTTCGTCTTCCTGGTGGGCTCCTCGGGCTCCGGTAAGTCCACCTTCCTGCGGCTGCTCCTGCGCGAGGAGCGCGCCAGTCACGGCGCCGTCCACGTACTGGGGAAGGATCTGGCCAAGCTCTCCAACTGGAAGGTGCCGCAGATGCGCCGCCAGGTGGGCACGGTCTTCCAGGACTTCCGGCTGCTCCCCAACAAGACGGTGGGGCAGAACGTCGCCTTCGCCCTGGAGGTCATCGGCAAACCGCGCGGGCAGATCCGCAAGACCGTGCCCGAAGTCCTCGAACTCGTCGGCCTCGGCGGCAAGGAGGACCGTATGCCGGGCGAGCTGTCCGGTGGTGAGCAGCAGCGCGTCGCCATCGCGCGGGCCTTCGTCAACCGCCCGTTGCTGCTCATCGCCGACGAGCCCACCGGCAACCTCGACCCGCAGACCTCCGTCGGCATCATGAAGCTGCTGGACCGGATCAACCGCACCGGGACCACGGTGGTCATGGCCACCCACGACCAGCAGATCGTCGACCAGATGCGCAAGCGGGTCATGGAACTCGAGAAGGGCCGGCTCGTACGCGACCAGTCGCGCGGCGTGTACGGCTACCAGCACTGA